The Geodermatophilaceae bacterium NBWT11 genome has a segment encoding these proteins:
- a CDS encoding acyl-CoA synthetase, whose product MYPGAHAPDHPAVVMSDTGATLTYGELEERSVRLAHALHDAGLRPGDDVALLAENGLHTYEVFWAAMRSGLYLTAINQHLAPGEVTYVLDDCGAKALIVSAALSELARAVVPETPGITLRLALGGAVEGHGDYEGALAAASPEPPADQPRGRDMLYSSGTTGLPKGVKPPLPGVQVTEGGEPLLNVFGPMYGFDADTVYLSPAPLYHAAPLRFGGMVHMVGGTVVVMPRFEPVAALAAIERYRVTHSQWVPTMFVRMLKLPTEERTRHDLGSHRVAIHAAAPAPAEVKAAMIEWWGPILNEYYAATEAVGVTFIDSPTWLTHQGSVGRAGLGVLHVCADDGTELPVGETGLVYFEREVLPFSYHNDPEKTRRAQHPQHDNWGTTGDVGHVDEDGFLYLTDRKAFMIISGGVNIYPQEVENALTLHPAVTDLAVLGVPDEEMGESVRAVVQAAPEATPGPELERELLDFLRARIAHYKVPRSVLFVEELPRTLTGKLQKHKIRDLYLELTS is encoded by the coding sequence GTGTACCCAGGCGCCCACGCCCCCGACCACCCCGCCGTCGTCATGAGCGACACCGGCGCGACGCTCACGTACGGCGAGCTGGAGGAGCGGTCGGTCCGGCTGGCCCACGCCCTGCACGACGCCGGCCTGCGCCCCGGGGACGACGTCGCGCTGCTGGCCGAGAACGGGCTGCACACCTACGAGGTCTTCTGGGCCGCGATGCGCAGCGGGCTGTACCTGACCGCGATCAACCAGCACCTGGCGCCGGGCGAGGTGACCTACGTGCTCGACGACTGCGGGGCGAAGGCGCTGATCGTCTCGGCCGCGCTGAGCGAGCTGGCCCGCGCCGTGGTCCCCGAGACCCCCGGCATCACGCTGCGGCTGGCCCTGGGCGGGGCCGTCGAGGGCCACGGCGACTACGAGGGGGCCCTGGCCGCGGCGTCCCCGGAGCCGCCGGCGGACCAGCCGCGCGGCCGGGACATGCTCTACAGCTCCGGGACGACGGGGCTGCCCAAGGGCGTCAAGCCGCCGCTGCCCGGGGTGCAGGTCACCGAGGGTGGCGAGCCGCTGCTGAACGTCTTCGGCCCGATGTACGGCTTCGACGCCGACACCGTCTACCTCTCCCCCGCCCCGCTGTACCACGCAGCCCCGCTGCGCTTCGGCGGGATGGTGCACATGGTCGGCGGCACCGTCGTCGTCATGCCGAGGTTCGAGCCCGTCGCCGCACTGGCGGCCATCGAGCGGTACCGGGTGACGCACAGCCAGTGGGTGCCCACGATGTTCGTGCGGATGCTCAAGCTGCCCACCGAGGAGCGCACCCGCCACGACCTGGGCTCGCACCGGGTCGCGATCCACGCGGCGGCCCCGGCACCGGCCGAGGTCAAGGCCGCGATGATCGAGTGGTGGGGCCCGATCCTGAACGAGTACTACGCGGCCACCGAGGCGGTCGGGGTCACCTTCATCGACAGCCCGACCTGGCTGACCCACCAGGGCTCGGTGGGCCGCGCCGGGCTCGGCGTCCTGCACGTCTGCGCCGACGACGGCACCGAGCTGCCCGTCGGGGAGACCGGGCTCGTGTACTTCGAGCGCGAGGTGCTGCCCTTCAGCTACCACAACGACCCGGAGAAGACCCGCCGCGCGCAGCACCCGCAGCACGACAACTGGGGCACGACGGGCGACGTGGGGCACGTCGACGAGGACGGCTTCCTCTACCTGACCGACCGCAAGGCGTTCATGATCATCAGCGGTGGGGTGAACATCTACCCGCAGGAGGTCGAGAACGCCCTCACCCTGCACCCGGCGGTCACCGACCTGGCCGTGCTGGGCGTGCCGGACGAGGAGATGGGCGAGTCGGTGCGGGCCGTCGTCCAGGCCGCGCCGGAGGCGACCCCGGGACCGGAGCTGGAGCGCGAGCTGTTGGACTTCCTGCGGGCCCGGATCGCCCACTACAAGGTGCCGCGCAGCGTCCTGTTCGTCGAGGAACTGCCGCGGACGCTGACCGGGAAGCTGCAGAAGCACAAGATCCGGGACCTCTACCTGGAGCTGACGAGTTGA
- a CDS encoding DUF4331 domain-containing protein, which translates to MSEHDHILQRRSTRAAALLTAGGVLAGSAVIGLLPTVAGASSHREAPLIAADPAVDNTDVYAFVDPTDPTLVNLIGNWIPFEEPNGGPNFYPWATGAAYDFNIDNDGDAVADLIYRWEFSTQDTRGTDTFLYNNGPVTTLDDENLLFQQTYDLTLSEDNGTTFTTVLDDAPVVPSFTGNAGMPDYESLRTAGITALPDGGQTVATQADDSFFLDLRVFDLLYGGDLSEVGQDTLAGYNVNTLALQLPADALALNGDAEANPHFGVWSTTSRDSITTRNADGTVTTGGPLQQVSRLGQPLVNEVVIPAGLKDAFNAITPADDAGIPAVVDRVLNPELPALIEGIYGVTAPATPRNDIAQVFLTGITTAFPALAPGGTAPLPIDLNSQALNTDYVDGTFVPSEMLRLNMSIPPTPAAQQSRLGVVGGDLQGFPNGRRLGDDVLDIEVLALEGVYDVTDFPNNVPADRVAAGVAALAAGDAVDVNDNDFSNVFPYVSLPNTEAVNGGGGTGGGGLSPVPPAPAPTPGGGAATPSTTPVASAPGQYPVGGVDTGAGGWDDTLMPALTGGAALLLLGAGAGSLIRGRNLRSKAAGTPQV; encoded by the coding sequence ATGTCCGAGCACGACCACATCCTCCAGCGGCGCAGCACGCGTGCAGCCGCACTGTTGACCGCGGGCGGGGTGCTCGCCGGCTCGGCCGTGATCGGGCTGCTCCCGACCGTGGCCGGCGCCTCCAGCCACCGCGAGGCCCCGCTCATCGCGGCCGACCCCGCGGTGGACAACACCGACGTCTACGCGTTCGTCGACCCGACGGACCCGACGCTGGTCAACCTGATCGGCAACTGGATCCCGTTCGAGGAGCCCAACGGCGGCCCGAACTTCTACCCGTGGGCGACCGGCGCTGCCTACGACTTCAACATCGACAACGACGGCGACGCCGTTGCCGACCTGATCTACCGGTGGGAGTTCTCCACCCAGGACACCCGTGGCACGGACACGTTCCTCTACAACAACGGTCCGGTCACCACCCTGGACGACGAGAACCTGCTCTTCCAGCAGACCTACGACCTGACGCTGTCCGAGGACAACGGGACGACGTTCACCACCGTCCTGGACGACGCCCCGGTCGTGCCGTCCTTCACCGGCAACGCCGGGATGCCGGACTACGAGTCGCTGCGCACCGCAGGCATCACCGCTCTCCCCGACGGTGGGCAGACCGTGGCCACCCAGGCGGACGACTCGTTCTTCCTGGACCTCCGCGTCTTCGACCTGCTCTACGGCGGTGACCTGTCCGAGGTCGGCCAGGACACCCTCGCCGGGTACAACGTCAACACCCTCGCCCTGCAGCTGCCCGCCGACGCCCTCGCCCTGAACGGCGACGCCGAGGCCAACCCGCACTTCGGTGTGTGGAGCACGACGTCCCGCGACTCGATCACCACCCGCAACGCCGACGGCACCGTGACCACCGGTGGTCCCCTGCAGCAGGTCTCCCGCCTGGGCCAGCCGCTGGTGAACGAGGTCGTCATCCCCGCCGGCCTGAAGGACGCGTTCAACGCGATCACCCCGGCCGACGACGCCGGCATCCCCGCCGTCGTGGACCGGGTCCTGAACCCGGAGCTGCCCGCGCTGATCGAGGGCATCTACGGCGTCACCGCGCCGGCCACGCCCCGCAACGACATCGCGCAGGTCTTCCTGACTGGCATCACCACGGCGTTCCCGGCCCTCGCGCCCGGTGGCACCGCACCGCTGCCGATCGACCTGAACTCGCAGGCACTGAACACCGACTACGTCGACGGCACCTTCGTCCCCTCGGAGATGCTGCGCCTGAACATGTCCATCCCGCCGACCCCGGCTGCGCAGCAGAGCCGGCTGGGCGTCGTGGGCGGTGACCTGCAGGGCTTCCCGAACGGTCGTCGCCTCGGTGACGACGTCCTGGACATCGAGGTCCTCGCTCTCGAGGGCGTCTACGACGTCACCGACTTCCCGAACAACGTCCCGGCCGACCGGGTCGCTGCCGGAGTCGCGGCCCTCGCTGCCGGTGACGCCGTCGACGTCAACGACAACGACTTCTCCAACGTGTTCCCGTACGTCTCGCTGCCCAACACCGAGGCCGTCAACGGCGGCGGCGGCACCGGTGGTGGCGGGCTCAGCCCGGTTCCCCCGGCTCCGGCCCCGACCCCCGGTGGCGGCGCGGCGACGCCGTCCACCACCCCCGTCGCCTCCGCCCCGGGTCAGTACCCGGTCGGTGGCGTCGACACCGGTGCCGGTGGCTGGGACGACACCCTGATGCCGGCGCTGACCGGTGGGGCCGCGCTCCTGCTCCTCGGTGCCGGAGCGGGTTCGCTCATCCGCGGTCGTAACCTCCGCTCCAAGGCCGCGGGCACGCCCCAGGTCTGA
- a CDS encoding sortase gives MADHSAPYGSDHGNGDDTPFLESEMTTDEPAPTKRRRLPTWLIPTVAALAVGVLVGALFFGGSDAPAATPSATAPTNSAGEPIPHLTTALTRSEPVQVDIPAIEVSSSLVDLGLNSDGTLEVPVDFSRAGWFTGGNYPGDPQGPPGLIAGHVDDYTGPAVFYRLRDLAVGDEVMITRADNTVAVFTVTESQEYAKDAFPADEVYAPVGDSEIVLITCTGAFDQGARSYDDNLVVRATLDLDRSLEESDARIAAGTPAPAGDQPNV, from the coding sequence ATGGCTGACCACTCCGCCCCGTACGGCTCCGACCACGGCAACGGTGACGACACCCCGTTCCTCGAGTCCGAGATGACCACCGACGAGCCCGCCCCCACGAAGCGTCGTCGGCTCCCCACCTGGCTGATCCCCACCGTCGCCGCGCTCGCCGTCGGCGTCCTGGTGGGCGCCCTGTTCTTCGGCGGCTCCGACGCCCCCGCAGCGACCCCGTCGGCCACCGCCCCGACCAACTCCGCGGGCGAGCCGATCCCGCACCTGACGACCGCGCTGACCCGCTCCGAGCCGGTCCAGGTCGACATCCCCGCCATCGAGGTCAGCTCCTCGCTGGTCGACCTCGGGCTCAACAGCGACGGCACCCTCGAGGTGCCGGTGGACTTCTCCCGGGCCGGCTGGTTCACCGGCGGCAACTACCCCGGTGACCCGCAGGGCCCGCCCGGGCTGATCGCCGGCCACGTCGACGACTACACCGGCCCGGCGGTCTTCTACCGGCTCCGGGACCTCGCCGTCGGCGACGAGGTGATGATCACCCGTGCGGACAACACCGTCGCCGTCTTCACCGTCACCGAGAGCCAGGAGTACGCGAAGGACGCCTTCCCCGCCGACGAGGTCTACGCCCCGGTCGGTGACAGCGAGATCGTGCTGATCACCTGCACCGGTGCCTTCGACCAGGGTGCCCGCTCCTACGACGACAACCTCGTCGTCCGCGCCACCCTGGACCTGGACCGCTCGCTCGAGGAGAGCGACGCCCGGATCGCCGCCGGCACCCCGGCCCCCGCCGGCGACCAGCCGAACGTCTGA
- a CDS encoding tetratricopeptide repeat protein: MRRRNAVAAVAAGGLLLVASVAGFASAQQDRQTTEAAAAEQAAVVDPLTAAIAAAQTRLETVPGDYTTWAQLGSAYVEQARVTADPSYYDLADGALAQSLTLRPDANDAALTGQGALANARHDFAAARDAADAALAINPYSATAWGVLTDARTQLGDYPGATEALDRMLELRPGLASFTRASYDAELHGDLANARSALEQALETATGDPASEAFCRTYLGQLALNQGDLDEAGAQFSAGLVDLPDDASLLLGRARVDAARGNEDAAVAGFQRVVDSSPLPEHFVEFGEYLESLGRDDEAQQQFALVDTVRQLFAAGGVTDDLSAALFAADHGDPATALTAAQAEYDRRVNIDSQDALAWALHAAGRDAEALPLAQQATSLGGASALFLYHRGAIEAGLGMTDQARATLTQALDTNPYFSPLLAPRATELLESLGGPA, from the coding sequence GTGCGTCGTCGCAACGCGGTGGCCGCCGTCGCCGCCGGGGGTCTGCTCCTGGTGGCGTCGGTGGCCGGGTTCGCCAGCGCCCAGCAGGACCGGCAGACCACCGAGGCGGCCGCCGCCGAACAGGCTGCCGTCGTCGACCCGCTGACCGCCGCCATCGCCGCGGCGCAGACGCGGCTGGAGACCGTGCCCGGGGACTACACGACCTGGGCGCAGCTGGGCTCGGCCTACGTCGAGCAGGCCCGGGTCACCGCGGACCCGAGCTACTACGACCTCGCCGACGGTGCCCTGGCACAGTCGCTGACCCTCCGGCCCGACGCCAACGACGCCGCGCTGACCGGGCAGGGTGCGCTCGCCAACGCCCGCCACGACTTCGCCGCAGCGCGCGACGCCGCGGACGCCGCCCTCGCGATCAACCCCTACAGCGCGACCGCCTGGGGGGTGCTCACCGACGCCCGCACCCAGCTGGGCGACTACCCGGGTGCCACCGAGGCGCTGGACCGGATGCTCGAGCTGCGGCCGGGCCTGGCGTCCTTCACCCGCGCCTCCTACGACGCCGAGCTGCACGGCGACCTCGCCAACGCCCGGTCGGCGCTGGAGCAGGCGCTGGAGACCGCGACCGGCGACCCGGCCAGCGAGGCCTTCTGCCGCACCTACCTCGGGCAGCTCGCCCTGAACCAGGGCGACCTGGACGAGGCCGGCGCCCAGTTCTCCGCCGGGCTGGTCGACCTGCCCGACGACGCGTCCCTGCTCCTGGGCCGCGCCCGGGTCGACGCGGCCCGGGGCAACGAGGACGCCGCGGTGGCCGGTTTTCAGCGGGTCGTGGACTCCAGCCCCCTGCCCGAGCACTTCGTCGAGTTCGGTGAGTACCTGGAGTCCCTCGGTCGGGACGACGAGGCCCAGCAGCAGTTCGCCCTGGTCGACACCGTCCGCCAGCTCTTCGCCGCCGGCGGGGTCACCGACGACCTGTCCGCCGCGCTGTTCGCCGCCGACCACGGCGACCCCGCTACGGCGCTCACCGCCGCGCAGGCCGAGTACGACCGCCGGGTCAACATCGACAGCCAGGACGCCCTGGCCTGGGCGCTGCACGCCGCCGGCCGGGACGCCGAGGCGCTCCCGCTCGCCCAGCAGGCCACCTCCCTGGGCGGAGCCAGTGCGCTGTTCCTCTACCACCGCGGGGCCATCGAGGCCGGGCTCGGGATGACCGACCAGGCGCGCGCGACCCTGACCCAGGCGCTGGACACCAACCCGTACTTCTCCCCGCTGCTCGCGCCGCGGGCCACCGAGCTGCTGGAGTCCCTCGGCGGACCGGCATGA
- a CDS encoding nickel transporter, with the protein MRSRRAAAVVLGAGLFWAVVPAGAAQAHPLGNFTVNHSDAFVLTPDQVALTAVVDRAEIPTAQLLQTIAPDGSPTDDQLSSAAADECTDVASAVRASVDGEQLTWAGQGSSMTTVPGAGGLPTLRLTCDLTAPADLGGDAAFEVEDTYLADRVGWREMTAVGDGVALLDPPVPSESITDALREYPVDLLASPQDVRGFTVDTRPGEGSGSAPTISTGGGDPFTNAVAALDRRFEDMIGGRELTPLVGTLAVLLAVLLGCGHALLPGHGKSVMAAYLAGRRGRSRDAVLVGATVTGTHTVGVLVLGAAITISSSLAGDQVLRWLGVASGLLVAGIGVAMLRGAVPRWRAARALQIPPEQALPEPALAGAVSALGGHQHAVHGHDHGAGHDHPHPHPHDHDHAHDHDHPHDHDHDHPHGEHDHSHGEHEHDHDHDEHSHDDHEHGSWWSGGHSHGPGGHSHGPGVGRGGLIGMGVAGGLVPSPSALIVLLASIGLGRTAFGVVLVVAYGLGMAATLTAVGLLLVKLRGRLERRVADLRRARLLSRVVLALPVLTAVLVLVVGLSLVLRGVVLGA; encoded by the coding sequence ATGAGGTCCCGGCGGGCAGCCGCCGTCGTCCTGGGCGCCGGCCTGTTCTGGGCGGTCGTCCCGGCCGGGGCGGCCCAGGCGCACCCGCTGGGCAACTTCACGGTCAACCACTCCGACGCCTTCGTGCTGACCCCGGACCAGGTCGCGCTGACCGCCGTCGTCGACCGGGCCGAGATCCCCACCGCGCAGCTGCTGCAGACGATCGCCCCGGACGGCTCGCCGACCGACGACCAGCTGTCCTCGGCCGCTGCCGACGAGTGCACCGACGTCGCCTCGGCCGTGCGTGCCTCGGTGGACGGCGAACAGCTGACCTGGGCCGGCCAGGGGTCGTCGATGACGACGGTGCCCGGTGCCGGCGGTCTGCCCACCCTGCGTCTGACCTGCGACCTCACCGCACCGGCCGACCTGGGTGGCGACGCGGCGTTCGAGGTCGAGGACACGTACCTCGCCGACCGGGTCGGCTGGCGGGAGATGACCGCCGTCGGGGACGGGGTCGCCCTCCTCGACCCCCCGGTGCCCAGCGAGAGCATCACCGACGCCCTGCGCGAGTACCCCGTGGACCTGCTGGCCTCCCCGCAGGACGTCCGCGGCTTCACCGTGGACACCCGGCCGGGCGAGGGCTCGGGCTCCGCACCGACGATCAGCACCGGGGGAGGGGACCCGTTCACCAACGCCGTCGCCGCCCTCGACCGCCGCTTCGAGGACATGATCGGTGGCCGTGAGCTGACCCCGCTGGTGGGCACGCTGGCAGTGCTGCTCGCGGTGCTGCTGGGCTGCGGCCACGCGCTGCTGCCCGGTCACGGCAAGAGCGTGATGGCCGCCTACCTGGCCGGCCGGCGGGGCCGCAGCCGGGACGCCGTCCTCGTCGGGGCCACCGTCACCGGCACCCACACCGTGGGCGTCCTCGTGCTGGGCGCGGCCATCACGATCTCCAGCTCGCTGGCCGGGGACCAGGTGCTCCGCTGGCTCGGCGTGGCCAGCGGCCTGCTCGTCGCGGGGATCGGCGTGGCCATGCTGCGCGGCGCCGTCCCCCGCTGGCGGGCCGCCCGGGCCCTGCAGATCCCGCCGGAGCAGGCGCTGCCGGAGCCGGCACTGGCGGGGGCCGTCAGCGCTCTGGGCGGACACCAGCACGCGGTGCACGGGCACGACCACGGCGCCGGGCACGACCACCCGCACCCGCACCCGCACGACCACGACCACGCGCACGACCACGACCACCCGCACGACCACGACCACGACCACCCGCACGGCGAGCACGACCACAGCCACGGCGAGCACGAGCACGACCACGACCACGACGAGCACAGCCACGACGACCACGAGCACGGCAGCTGGTGGAGCGGTGGCCACAGCCACGGTCCCGGCGGTCACTCGCACGGTCCCGGGGTGGGCCGCGGCGGGTTGATCGGGATGGGCGTCGCAGGCGGTCTGGTGCCCAGCCCGTCGGCGTTGATCGTCCTGCTGGCCAGCATCGGCCTGGGGCGCACGGCCTTCGGCGTCGTCCTCGTGGTCGCCTACGGCCTGGGCATGGCCGCCACCCTCACCGCAGTCGGCCTGCTGCTGGTCAAGCTGCGCGGCCGGCTGGAGCGCCGGGTGGCCGACCTGCGCCGGGCCCGGCTGCTGTCCCGCGTCGTGCTGGCGCTGCCGGTCCTCACCGCCGTCCTGGTGCTGGTGGTCGGGCTGTCCCTGGTCCTGCGCGGGGTCGTGCTGGGCGCCTGA
- a CDS encoding CbtA family protein, with amino-acid sequence MSTPEQHAEHEHTHAEGAHAHPHGEGHHEGAVVVEHHEHEHGHPEDPEHADHQHPHAHEHGPEHHH; translated from the coding sequence ATGAGCACCCCGGAGCAGCACGCCGAGCACGAGCACACCCACGCCGAGGGCGCCCACGCCCACCCGCACGGGGAGGGGCACCACGAGGGCGCCGTCGTCGTGGAGCACCACGAGCACGAGCACGGCCACCCCGAGGACCCCGAGCACGCCGACCACCAGCACCCGCACGCCCACGAGCACGGGCCCGAGCACCACCACTGA
- a CDS encoding acyl-CoA dehydrogenase, whose protein sequence is MTVSLPAPSEHAVALHGRMRDFLRDEVLPAEAEYERDRRAAGPDGHEPPPVVERLKKSAQAAGLWNLFLPSESGLTQLEYAPIAELTGWSLELAPEATNCAAPDTGNMELLHLLGSPEQQQRWLEPLLAGQIRSAFAMTEPAVASSDATNIATRITRDGGDYVITGRKWWTSGALDPRCAVLVLMGKTDPDAPKHRQQTMVLVPMDTPGITVERDLPVFGHHDQHGHAVVRFDDVRVPVTNVVGEEGGGFAAAQARLGPGRIHHCMRALGAAERALAMMVARVQERVAFGKPLAEQGVVQQQIAESRLEIEQARAICHQASHVIDSEGNKAAKDLVAMAKVAVPRAATAVIDRAIQVHGGAGVTDVTPLAAMYGWHRAMRLFDGPDEVHLRSLAKAELGRTPVVPLPRVTV, encoded by the coding sequence ATGACCGTCTCGCTGCCGGCCCCCTCCGAGCACGCCGTCGCCCTGCACGGACGGATGCGGGACTTCCTCCGCGACGAGGTGTTGCCGGCCGAGGCCGAGTACGAGCGCGACCGTCGCGCGGCGGGCCCGGACGGGCACGAACCGCCCCCGGTGGTCGAGCGGCTGAAGAAGAGCGCGCAGGCAGCCGGTCTGTGGAACCTGTTCCTGCCGAGTGAGTCCGGGCTGACCCAGCTGGAGTACGCACCGATCGCCGAGCTCACCGGCTGGAGCCTGGAGCTGGCCCCGGAGGCCACCAACTGCGCCGCGCCGGACACCGGCAACATGGAGCTGCTGCACCTGCTGGGGTCACCGGAGCAGCAGCAGCGCTGGCTCGAGCCGCTGCTGGCCGGGCAGATCCGCTCGGCGTTCGCGATGACCGAGCCCGCCGTGGCCAGCAGCGACGCCACCAACATCGCCACCCGGATCACCCGGGACGGCGGCGACTACGTGATCACCGGCCGCAAGTGGTGGACGTCGGGCGCGCTGGACCCGCGCTGCGCCGTGCTGGTGCTGATGGGCAAGACCGACCCCGACGCCCCCAAGCACCGCCAGCAGACGATGGTGCTGGTGCCGATGGACACCCCGGGCATCACCGTCGAGCGCGACCTGCCGGTGTTCGGCCACCACGACCAGCACGGGCACGCCGTCGTCCGCTTCGACGACGTCCGGGTGCCGGTGACCAACGTGGTCGGCGAGGAGGGCGGCGGGTTCGCCGCCGCCCAGGCCCGGCTGGGCCCCGGCCGGATCCACCACTGCATGCGTGCCCTGGGTGCGGCCGAGCGGGCGCTGGCGATGATGGTCGCCCGGGTGCAGGAACGGGTCGCGTTCGGCAAGCCGCTCGCCGAGCAGGGCGTGGTGCAGCAGCAGATCGCGGAGTCCCGCCTGGAGATCGAGCAGGCCCGCGCCATCTGCCACCAGGCCAGCCACGTCATCGACAGCGAGGGCAACAAGGCCGCCAAGGACCTGGTGGCGATGGCCAAGGTCGCCGTCCCCCGGGCGGCCACCGCGGTGATCGACCGGGCGATCCAGGTGCACGGCGGCGCCGGGGTCACCGACGTGACCCCGTTGGCCGCCATGTACGGCTGGCACCGGGCGATGCGGCTGTTCGACGGCCCCGACGAGGTGCACCTGCGCAGCCTGGCCAAGGCCGAGCTGGGCCGGACACCGGTCGTGCCGCTGCCGCGGGTGACCGTCTAG
- a CDS encoding cyclase family protein, whose translation MSDVPAMREVLGDDAPSNWGKWGPDDELGSLNYLDAAEVLRGAQHIQSGETFTLQIQMGRAEAPGDPLWPGRRGIERKNELDESTWDTDAAPQFPGGLHYADDTALMFLQGSTQYDALGHVWYDGKLWNGYDARSTVGGMDKASVLPIAEKGIVGRGVLIDMARHRGKQWLDKGETFDHTDLEAAAAAQGVEIQPHDILVVRTGWMKYWYDLNDPETFYDGFAEPGLTYSRELVEWFQRTEIPNLVTDTIANEVTYDPVSGVALPLHCALMRNLGVTLTEIAWLDDLADACAADNRWTFLYVAAPLKVVNGTGAPVNPVAIR comes from the coding sequence ATGTCCGACGTTCCTGCCATGCGCGAGGTCCTGGGCGACGACGCCCCTTCCAACTGGGGCAAGTGGGGTCCCGACGACGAGCTCGGTTCGCTGAACTACCTCGACGCCGCCGAGGTGCTGCGCGGCGCCCAGCACATCCAGAGCGGTGAGACCTTCACCCTCCAGATCCAGATGGGCCGCGCCGAGGCCCCCGGCGACCCGCTGTGGCCCGGCCGCCGCGGCATCGAGCGCAAGAACGAGCTCGACGAGTCCACCTGGGACACCGACGCCGCCCCGCAGTTCCCCGGCGGTCTGCACTACGCCGACGACACCGCGCTGATGTTCCTGCAGGGCTCCACGCAGTACGACGCGCTGGGCCACGTCTGGTACGACGGCAAGCTCTGGAACGGCTACGACGCCCGCTCCACCGTCGGCGGCATGGACAAGGCCTCTGTGCTGCCGATCGCGGAGAAGGGCATCGTCGGGCGCGGCGTGCTCATCGACATGGCCCGCCACCGCGGCAAGCAGTGGCTGGACAAGGGCGAGACCTTCGACCACACCGACCTCGAGGCCGCCGCGGCCGCCCAGGGCGTGGAGATCCAGCCGCACGACATCCTGGTGGTCCGGACCGGCTGGATGAAGTACTGGTACGACCTCAACGACCCGGAGACCTTCTACGACGGGTTCGCCGAGCCCGGCCTGACCTACTCCCGCGAGCTGGTCGAGTGGTTCCAGCGCACCGAGATCCCCAACCTGGTCACCGACACCATCGCCAACGAGGTCACCTACGACCCGGTGTCCGGCGTCGCCCTGCCGCTGCACTGCGCCCTGATGCGCAACCTGGGCGTCACGCTCACCGAGATCGCCTGGCTCGACGACCTGGCCGACGCGTGCGCTGCGGACAACCGGTGGACGTTCCTCTACGTCGCCGCCCCGCTCAAGGTCGTCAACGGCACCGGCGCCCCGGTCAACCCGGTCGCGATCCGCTGA